Proteins co-encoded in one Gossypium arboreum isolate Shixiya-1 chromosome 11, ASM2569848v2, whole genome shotgun sequence genomic window:
- the LOC108489505 gene encoding N-terminal acetyltransferase A complex catalytic subunit NAA10, whose protein sequence is MVCIRKATMDDLLAMQACNLLCLPENYQMKYYFYHILSWPQLLYVAEDYNGRIVGYVLAKMEDESNECHGHITSLAVLRTHRKLGLATKLMNAAQAAMEQVFGAEYVSLHVRKSNRAAFNLYTQTLGYKIHDVEAKYYADGEDAYDMRKQLKGKTNHHHGHHHHHHHHHHHGGGCCSGDARSGEAAHTRGDSKSESKASTKSDSKTG, encoded by the exons ATGGTGTGCATACGCAAGGCGACCATGGACGACCTACTGGCTATGCAAGCTTGCAACTTGCTTTGCCTTCCCGAGAATTACCAGATGAAATACTATTTCTACCACATCCTCTCTTGGCCTCAGCTTCTTTACGTCGCCGAGGACTACAACGGCCGCATCGTCGGTTACGTCCTCGCTAAGATGGAGGACGAAAGCAACGAGTGCCACGGCCACATTACCTCTCTCGCCGTCCTCCGCACTCACCGCAAGCTTGGCCTCGCCACTAAGCTCATGAACGCCGCCCAAGCCGCCATGGAGCAG GTGTTTGGAGCAGAGTATGTGTCGCTGCATGTGAGGAAGAGTAACAGGGCAGCGTTTAATCTGTATACCCAGACGTTGGGATATAAGATTCATGATGTGGAGGCCAAGTATTATGCAGATGGGGAGGATGCATATGACATGAGGAAGCAGTTGAAAGGAAAGACGAACCATCATCATGGTCATCAtcatcaccaccaccaccaccaccatcatGGTGGTGGATGTTGTTCAGGTGATGCAAGAAGTGGAGAAGCAGCTCATACACGAGGAGACTCGAAATCAGAGTCAAAAGCTAGCACAAAATCTGATTCCAAAACTGGATGA
- the LOC108489722 gene encoding transcription factor PIF1 isoform X1, translated as MNHCVPDFEMEDDYAILSPPSLTRVEKPPPRPEDEIMELLWQNGQVVMQSQNQRSMKKLPSFKLLDADHSAPREIRSSSPSHKHRRHHHQEQQQLVTDHLFMQEDEMASWLHYPISDTNFDHDFCTDLLYPPSSSPTAAVAPCVSSTVATSTPPILKRVSQVSVSASANESVPRPPVPPARRNELEPARIHNFSHFSRHITARAEQSELSNSKSVMGESTVVDSSNTPAAAPELRAAQAMPSNTEAASGGNNNNNNNNNNANANMSAAGVPYLQSADVRLGANKGSLATCEVTVTSSPGGSSASAEPTAQKAASAEDRKRKGRELDEAECHSENAEFESADTKKQTRGSTSAKRSRAAEVHNLSERRRRDRINEKMRALQELIPRCNKSDKASMLDDAIDYLKSLQMQVQMMSMGCGMVPMFPGVQQYISPMGIGMSMGMDMGIIRPMMSFPNVVAGSALPTLAAAAHLGPRIPMPAFHMPPSIPAPDPSRFQPSNQSDPIPNPLFMQNLNQAQQYIGLHQTMQIPHPQGQAMAQPSSRRGAEKVENHPTGRSISF; from the exons atgaATCACTGCGTTCCAGATTTCGAAATGGAAGACGATTATGCAATCCTTTCACCTCCTAGTTTAACTCGAGTTGAAAAGCCTCCGCCCAG ACCAGAGGATGAAATCATGGAGCTGTTGTGGCAAAACGGACAAGTTGTTATGCAGAGCCAAAATCAACGATCTATGAAGAAATTGCCGTCGTTCAAACTTCTCGACGCCGATCATTCGGCTCCCAGGGAGATCCGGTCATCATCACCATCTCACAAGCATCGTCGTCATCATCATCAAGAGCAACAGCAATTGGTTACCGATCATCTCTTCATGCAAGAAGATGAAATGGCTTCGTGGCTTCACTATCCTATCAGCGACACAAACTTCGACCACGATTTCTGCACTGATCTCCTCTATCCACCCTCCTCCTCCCCCACCGCTGCCGTCGCACCTTGCGTGAGCTCCACTGTGGCAACTTCCACTCCTCCTATACTTAAAAGAGTTTCTCAAGTTTCGGTTTCTGCTTCAGCTAACGAATCAGTTCCTAGGCCCCCGGTACCGCCGGCTAGGAGGAATGAGTTGGAGCCGGCAAGGATCCACAACTTCTCTCACTTCTCGAGGCATATAACGGCGAGGGCGGAGCAATCTGAACTCTCGAATTCGAAGAGTGTAATGGGGGAATCGACGGTCGTTGATTCGAGCAATACTCCGGCGGCAGCTCCTGAATTGAGAGCCGCTCAGGCTATGCCAAGCAACACTGAGGCGGCATCTGGCgggaacaacaacaacaacaacaacaacaacaatgccAACGCCAACATGAGCGCCGCCGGAGTACCCTATTTGCAATCAGCTGACGTCAGACTGGGTGCCAACAAAGGCAGTTTAGCCACGTGCGAGGTCACCGTGACATCATCACCTGGAGGCTCCAGTGCTAGCGCTGAACCTACGGCTCAAAAGGCGGCCTCGGCTGAAGACCGGAAGCGTAAAGGCAGAGAACTGGACGAAGCCGAATGTCACAGCGAG AATGCTGAGTTTGAATCGGCTGACACGAAGAAACAAACGCGTGGATCCACATCTGCAAAAAGGTCTCGTGCTGCAGAGGTCCATAACCTCTCCGAGAGG AGACGCAGGGATCGTATAAATGAAAAGATGAGGGCTTTGCAAGAACTTATACCTCGTTGCAACAAG TCAGATAAAGCTTCAATGCTGGATGATGCAATTGATTACTTGAAATCACTTCAGATGCAAGTTCAG ATGATGTCTATGGGTTGTGGCATGGTCCCAATGTTTCCAGGTGTTCAGCAGTATATATCCCCAATGGGAATTGGGATGAGTATGGGCATGGATATGGGAATAATTAGGCCAATGATGTCATTTCCCAACGTTGTGGCTGGTTCAGCGTTACCAACATTGGCAGCTGCAGCTCATTTGGGTCCAAGGATTCCTATGCCAGCCTTTCATATGCCACCATCAATTCCAGCTCCTGACCCATCAAGATTCCAACCAAGCAATCAATCTGACCCCATCCCAAACCCGCTTTTCATGCAAAACCTAAACCAGGCCCAGCAGTATATTGGTCTTCACCAAACTATGCAAATACCCCATCCACAG GGTCAAGCAATGGCCCAGCCAAGTAGCAGAAGGGGAGCTGAGAAAGTTGAGAATCACCCAACAGGTAGGTCCATTAGTTTCTAG
- the LOC108489722 gene encoding transcription factor PIF1 isoform X2, with the protein MNHCVPDFEMEDDYAILSPPSLTRVEKPPPRPEDEIMELLWQNGQVVMQSQNQRSMKKLPSFKLLDADHSAPREIRSSSPSHKHRRHHHQEQQQLVTDHLFMQEDEMASWLHYPISDTNFDHDFCTDLLYPPSSSPTAAVAPCVSSTVATSTPPILKRVSQVSVSASANESVPRPPVPPARRNELEPARIHNFSHFSRHITARAEQSELSNSKSVMGESTVVDSSNTPAAAPELRAAQAMPSNTEAASGGNNNNNNNNNNANANMSAAGVPYLQSADVRLGANKGSLATCEVTVTSSPGGSSASAEPTAQKAASAEDRKRKGRELDEAECHSENAEFESADTKKQTRGSTSAKRSRAAEVHNLSERRRRDRINEKMRALQELIPRCNKSDKASMLDDAIDYLKSLQMQVQMMSMGCGMVPMFPGVQQYISPMGIGMSMGMDMGIIRPMMSFPNVVAGSALPTLAAAAHLGPRIPMPAFHMPPSIPAPDPSRFQPSNQSDPIPNPLFMQNLNQAQQYIGLHQTMQIPHPQGQAMAQPSSRRGAEKVENHPTG; encoded by the exons atgaATCACTGCGTTCCAGATTTCGAAATGGAAGACGATTATGCAATCCTTTCACCTCCTAGTTTAACTCGAGTTGAAAAGCCTCCGCCCAG ACCAGAGGATGAAATCATGGAGCTGTTGTGGCAAAACGGACAAGTTGTTATGCAGAGCCAAAATCAACGATCTATGAAGAAATTGCCGTCGTTCAAACTTCTCGACGCCGATCATTCGGCTCCCAGGGAGATCCGGTCATCATCACCATCTCACAAGCATCGTCGTCATCATCATCAAGAGCAACAGCAATTGGTTACCGATCATCTCTTCATGCAAGAAGATGAAATGGCTTCGTGGCTTCACTATCCTATCAGCGACACAAACTTCGACCACGATTTCTGCACTGATCTCCTCTATCCACCCTCCTCCTCCCCCACCGCTGCCGTCGCACCTTGCGTGAGCTCCACTGTGGCAACTTCCACTCCTCCTATACTTAAAAGAGTTTCTCAAGTTTCGGTTTCTGCTTCAGCTAACGAATCAGTTCCTAGGCCCCCGGTACCGCCGGCTAGGAGGAATGAGTTGGAGCCGGCAAGGATCCACAACTTCTCTCACTTCTCGAGGCATATAACGGCGAGGGCGGAGCAATCTGAACTCTCGAATTCGAAGAGTGTAATGGGGGAATCGACGGTCGTTGATTCGAGCAATACTCCGGCGGCAGCTCCTGAATTGAGAGCCGCTCAGGCTATGCCAAGCAACACTGAGGCGGCATCTGGCgggaacaacaacaacaacaacaacaacaacaatgccAACGCCAACATGAGCGCCGCCGGAGTACCCTATTTGCAATCAGCTGACGTCAGACTGGGTGCCAACAAAGGCAGTTTAGCCACGTGCGAGGTCACCGTGACATCATCACCTGGAGGCTCCAGTGCTAGCGCTGAACCTACGGCTCAAAAGGCGGCCTCGGCTGAAGACCGGAAGCGTAAAGGCAGAGAACTGGACGAAGCCGAATGTCACAGCGAG AATGCTGAGTTTGAATCGGCTGACACGAAGAAACAAACGCGTGGATCCACATCTGCAAAAAGGTCTCGTGCTGCAGAGGTCCATAACCTCTCCGAGAGG AGACGCAGGGATCGTATAAATGAAAAGATGAGGGCTTTGCAAGAACTTATACCTCGTTGCAACAAG TCAGATAAAGCTTCAATGCTGGATGATGCAATTGATTACTTGAAATCACTTCAGATGCAAGTTCAG ATGATGTCTATGGGTTGTGGCATGGTCCCAATGTTTCCAGGTGTTCAGCAGTATATATCCCCAATGGGAATTGGGATGAGTATGGGCATGGATATGGGAATAATTAGGCCAATGATGTCATTTCCCAACGTTGTGGCTGGTTCAGCGTTACCAACATTGGCAGCTGCAGCTCATTTGGGTCCAAGGATTCCTATGCCAGCCTTTCATATGCCACCATCAATTCCAGCTCCTGACCCATCAAGATTCCAACCAAGCAATCAATCTGACCCCATCCCAAACCCGCTTTTCATGCAAAACCTAAACCAGGCCCAGCAGTATATTGGTCTTCACCAAACTATGCAAATACCCCATCCACAG GGTCAAGCAATGGCCCAGCCAAGTAGCAGAAGGGGAGCTGAGAAAGTTGAGAATCACCCAACAG GTTGA
- the LOC108489506 gene encoding 15.7 kDa heat shock protein, peroxisomal — MADGILGHPFRRLFWSPPIFREWSGSPALMDWLESPSAHIFKFNVPGYNKEDIKVQIQDGNIMHIKGEGIKEESHTKDTVWHVAERGSGKAEFSREIELPENVKIEQIKAQVENGVLTIVAPKDSTPKPSKVRNVNITSKL, encoded by the exons ATGGCAGATGGTATATTGGGTCACCCATTCAGGCGCCTCTTTTGGAGCCCTCCAATCTTCCGTGAATGGTCTGGATCACCCGCTCTCATGGATTGGCTCGAATCCCCCAGTGCCCACATCTTCAAGTTTAACGTCCCAG GATACAATAAGGAGGATATAAAAGTGCAGATACAAGATGGGAATATTATGCATATAAAAGGAGAGGGTATTAAAGAGGAGAGTCACACGAAAGATACTGTTTGGCATGTTGCGGAGAGAGGGTCAGGGAAAGCTGAATTTTCTCGGGAAATTGAATTGCCAGAAAATGTGaagattgagcagattaaggcCCAAGTAGAAAACGGTGTGCTCACAATTGTTGCTCCAAAAGATTCAACTCCAAAGCCTTCTAAAGTGCGAAATGTTAACATCACTAGCAAACTCTGA